The Methanohalophilus portucalensis DNA window TAGATAATGTCATATCCGGCATATCCCATTGCTCCACCCAGGAAAGTCTGCCTGTCAAATCGATTTGCATTGAGAAGGGGGAGTGACTCATCGGCCACGAATACTTTCCTGAGGGCGTCTAAGACTTCATATCCTGTTTTTATGGTTCCTTCAAAATGACAGGATTTGGATTCAAGAGAATCGCATACCTCTCCCAGTCTTTTTTCCATCAGAGCTGTCAGGGCTGATTCATGTGACATTGTCAGACAAACACGTCTGCCTTTGACAGAAAATAATGCAAGGGGGTCTGCACCTACAAAAGAAAAACGTGCGTGCCTGCTCTCTTTTTCTACAGATTCAAGAATATAGGAGTAATCAAAATGATTCTCCAGAAGAGTGTATAGGTCAAGTGGGGAAAGGGATGTTTCCACCTCGGCTACCAGCTGTACAAGGGCCGGATTGTCCTCTTTATTAACAAGTGAAATGAAATCATCTCTTCCAATATCAAATTCCATCAATTACTACACCTCACAGATTCTATAAAATCACAAACAAGATTCAAATCTTTTTTACCATTCAATTCAACCCCGGAGGAAACATCCACTCCATATGGGGATACGATATCCACACATTCGCCTACATTCTTTGGGTTTAGGCCTCCTGCCACAATCAAAGGGACAGGGATGTTTTTTGCAACTTCACTGCTTATCTTCCAGTCATGGGTCAGACCACTGCCTCCGCCGCCACCGCTACAGGCAGTATCCAGAATTACTGCATCAATCAGGTTACATTCTGCGAGATCATTGATGATTTTAATCGTTTCCTGTATCTTTGTTTCATCAGAAATCGAAAATTTCTGGATTATCCTGACATGCATTGACTGCAGTGCAGTGAGTAATCCTCTGTCAGCAGTGGAATGTACCTGCACCATGTCCGGTCTAGCATTGCTTACAAGTTTCCTGGCATGTGTGATCGACTCTGGCATTATTACCATCACCGTAGTGACAAAAGGAGGAGTGGCTTTTATAAGCTCAATGCTTAATTTCATATCCAGATTGCGAGGCGTATCCACCGGCACTTCTGTTATAAAACCTACCGCATCAGCACCACAATTTACTGCAATACCTATATCATCCACAGACTTCATTCCGCAGATTTTCACCCTTGTGGCAGGTTGCATTTGATCCCCTGGAATTTGTGAATTGTGCAAGTTCTTCTAGCTTTTCAAGAGCTTTGCCATTGTCGATTACCTTTTCAGCAATTCTTGCGGCTTCATTGAGAGACGGGGCCTTATCTGCAACATAGATAGCAGCGGCAGCGTTAGCCACCACTATATCCCTTTTGGGTCCCTTTTCACCCTGCAGGATATAATGTATGTCCGTTGCATTTTCTTCTGGAGTCCCGCCGACAACATCAGGTGCAGATGCTCTTTTAAAACCAAGATCTTCAGGTTTAATCTCGTAGGTAGTGATTAATCCGTCCTTTAGTTCTGCTACGTATGTTTCCGAGAGGGTGGATATTTCATCCATGCCATCACCATGGACCACCAGTACTCTTTCTTTTCCAAGTTTCCTGAGGACCTGCGCAAAGGGTTTGCAGAGGGCTTTATCGTATACTCCCACAACCTGTCTGGAAGCAAGTGTCGGATTTGAAAGCGGGCCCAGGAGATTAAAGATTGACCGGAATCCGAGTTCTTTCCTGATTGGAGCAACCCTCTTCATGGCAGGATGGAAATATGGCGCAAAGAGAAAACCGATTCCTACGGACTCCATACATCTTTTCACTTCTGCCGGAGAACAGTTCAGGTCAATACCGAGAGATTCAAGCACATCGGCACTTCCCGAAAGAGACGTCACGGCACGATTCCCATGTTTTGCGATTGGTACATCTGCAGCTGCAGCTATAATGGCTGCTGAGGTGGAAATATTGATTGTGTTATGGCGGTCTCCGCCCGTCCCAACAATATCTACAAGTGGTCCGGCAATTGCTGGTTTTATTATGACAGCTTCATCAAGCATTCCTTCTACAAAACCACTTATTTCTTCCACACTTTCCCCTTTTATAGTCAAAGCTCCAAGAAAAGCTCCTATCTGGGCATCTGTTGCCTCCTGTAGGATATATTTCAGAGTTTTCTTTGCTTCAGTAGCATTCAGGTCTTCTCCGTTTACTATTTTTTGCAGGCACCGTTGCATATAATCACCATACATGAATGTATTAAGTTGTACAATTATGTACAGGTTTTCCATAGTATAAAAATATATCTCTCATAATGCAACACCCAAAATAAAAATACAATAAAACGAATAATAAAGAGAGGAGCAATGAGTGAGAGATTACAATTCTGAATTGTCCATAAAGGCAGGAATGGACCCCGGCACATTGATCCATGTTGGGGACAAAAAGGTAAAACAACCTAAACTGACATTGATAGAGTACGATGAAAAATATCTGGAAGTACATGTTAATCCTGTCATCGACATAATTAAAAATCTTAAAGTTGCAGAAGACAGGAAAATATGGATCAATGTAGATGGTCTGCACCAAACAGAACTAATTGAAAGTCTTGGACAGGTATTTGGGGTTCATCCTCTTGTGCTGGAAGATATCCTGGATACCACCCAGCGGCCCAAAACTGAATCCTATGACGATTATATCTATATTACGATTCGAACTATGTTTTACGAACGTCTGGAAAACGCAGTAGATTCAGACCAGATAAGCATAATACTGGGAAATAATTTCATACTTTCATTTCAGGAAATGGAGACTGATCTATTCAAGAAGATCAGACAGAGAATGGAAAGACCTGCAGGCAACATTCGCAAAAAGGGAGTAGACTATCTTACCTATTCCCTCATAGATTCGATTGTGGATAATTATTACCTGCTGCTGGAAGATATCGGAGAAGAAATTGAGAGGCTGGAAGATGAATTGATAAAAGAGCCAGCTCCTGCAACCTTACAAAGCATCCATGAGCTAAAAAGGGAAATGATCATTTTACGCAGGTCCCTCTGGCCACTCAGGGAAATAATTGCATCCCTTCAACGTGATGAATCCGGTTTGATCAGGGAAAGTACTGGCATATATTTGCGTGATCTTTATGACCACTCAATCCAGGTCATCGAAACCGTGGAAACTTACAGGGAAATGTTATCCGGCATGCTGGACCTTTATATTTCAACGGTCAGTAACCGGATGAATGAAGTGATGAAAGTACTGACAATAATTGCTACCATCTTTATTCCTCTTACTTTTATTGCAGGTATCTATGGAATGAACTTCGAGTACATGCCCGAATTGAAATGGGAATGGGGTTATCCTGCAGTTATGATCTTTATGGCTACTATATCTGTAATTATGCTGTATTATTTCAAAAAAAAGACCTGGCTATAAACCTCTGAAGAATTCACATATAAATATGCATGTCAAATAATACTAAATAGAACATATATCAATATATATCAAATAAAATTCATTGAAAATATTTTATTAATTGTTTAGATGGGGCATTTATCATAAAGTGGGCAAACATAAATCTTGAAACCAAACTGATACTTCTGATTACAATCGGAACTATAATTGTTTTACTTGGTGCCACGCTGGCTACCACTTCCACTGTTACGGATCAGGAAAAGGAACTTGCATACGACAAATCGATCAAGACTGCAGAAACTTATGCCAGTCAGTTTAATACGGATATGCAGTCAAGTATGTCCATTGCGCGTACCCTTGCGAGTAGCCTGGAAAAATACGATACAAGAAATCGGACTGAAGCCAATGCTATGCTGGAACAAATACTGCGGGATAACCCAGATTTAATAGGTAGCTACGTCTGTTTTGAACCAAATGCCTTTGATGGGGTGGATGCAACATATATAAACACAACCGGCCACGATGAAACCGGTCGCTTCATTCCGTACTGGAATACAATTGGGGGTGAGGTGAAACTTGATCCACTTGTAGATTATCAAACTTCCTCATACTATCAGTTGCCCAAAAGACTAAAAAAAGACGTAGTTACGGAACCCTATCTATATGAAGGGGCATTGATTGTAAGTTTTGTCTCGCCAATAATGAAAGAAGAAAACTTTCAGGGAATCGTTGGTGTGGATGTTTCTTTAAATTATATTGATGATATTGTCAGTGATATAGAAATATTCGATACAGGTTATGCTTCCGTGGTGAGCAGGACAGGAATCCTGATGTCCCATCCCACCGAAAAGGAATGGATTGGCCACAAATCATTGAACTCATTTGACATACCAAACATACAGAAATTGAAAGTGGATGTATATAACGGAAGAAGCGGTTATATTGAAACTCTTGATCCTATTACCGGAAAAGAAGTAACTATTTTCTATGAACCTGTAGAAACAGGCAAATTCTCATTTTTGCTGATAGTCCCTAAAGAAGAAATGCTAGCGGGAGTAACTACTCTCCAAAAACAACTTGCAGGCATTTCCTTTGTAGCAATCTGTTTTATGGGGGGTGGTGCATTATTAATAGCCCGCTCCATAACAAAGCCAATAAAGCGAATTGTTGGCAATTTCAATAAGATATCTGATGAAGCAATTAAAGGGAAACTGGACACACGGGCAAATACTGATGTAGATATTGATTTCCGGAAAATTCCGGAAGGTTTAAACAGTATACTTGAGGCCCTTGAGGAATCAAATGCTTCGATCCAGGAAATGAAGACAGTTATAGACAGCAGCCCGGCTATTGTTTTCAAATGGAAAGCTACACCCAACTGGCCGGTAGAGCTTGTATCCAATAATATCAATTTGCTGGGATATTCACCAGAAGAATTTGATTCAGGGCATTTGTGGTATGGTGACATAGTACATCCGGAAGACCTCGATAGGGTTCAGAAAAATCTGGATAAACAGATGGCAGAAGGACAGAATGATTTCACACAGGAGTACAGGATAATCACCAAATCCGGGGATATCAAGTGGGTTGATGAAAGGACACTCATTAAGAGAGATAAAAAAGGTAACATAACATATCTGCAGGGAATCATTCTTGACATCACTGAAAAGAAGGAAGCTGAAAAAGCAATTATTGAAGCAAAAATGATTGCAGAGGCGGCAAACCAGACTAAAAGCCAGTTTCTGGCGAATATGAGCCATGAATTGCGCACACCCTTAAATTCTATAATTGGTTTTTCAGATGTGCTATTAGAGGGTGCTTTCGGAAAATTAAATGAAAAACAAAAGAAATATGCTCATAACATAAACAATAGTGGGGAACATCTTCTTGAAATCATCAATGATATACTGGACCTTTCCAAAATTGAAGCTGGAAAAATGGAATTAAAACCTGAACACTTCGGCCTCGAAGCAATAATTGTCGAATTAAAAAATTCACTGGAACCTCTGGTCAAGAAGAAACAACTAATTTTGGATGTAGATACCAATCAGGAATATCCTGTTTATGCGGATAAGTTGAAGATCAAACAGGTACTGTATAATATACTTAGTAATGCCATCAAATTTACGCCTGAAAAAGGAAAGATTGCAATTGAAATTAATTACGGAGATCAAGAAATCACGATTAGTGTGTCTGATAGCGGGATTGGTATTCCTTCCGAAGAACAGGACAAACTTTTCAAACCCTTCAGACAACTTGATTCAAATTCCAACCGGAAATATCAGGGTACGGGTCTGGGATTGGCTCTGGTAAGGAATATTATAGATATGCACGGTGGTCAGATATGGGTTGAAAGTGAAGCCGGGAAGGGAAGCACCTTCATATTCACCCTTCCCCGACAAAATGGGTTTTAAGCAGCTACACCCATACCTGTTGCAACTATCAGCAGTCCTCCCAGTATTATAAACTGGCCATCTGCCATGAGATCACACAGTGAATTATTTCCTGTGATCCTCCCAAAGAAAATAACATAGCATAGTGCATAAATAACCCCTGCTGCCAGCACTAACAAAGATGCAATACCTAATTGTTGCATACCCGTATTTATCATGAAATAACCTGCTAGAAGTGTCAGGCAGATTAATAGTATGCGGGTTTTTTCTGCACCAAGCAGTACTGGTATAGTGTCAATTCCTGAAATACTGTCACCTTCGATGTCTCTCATATCAAAAATTACGGTATTTACAAATACCAGAGAGAAAAAGTAAATAAAGGTTACAAATACCAGATCTCCCATTGGCTGTCCATATACAAGTGAAGGGAGAAAGGCAGGAGTTGATGCCCATGCCGTTGCTATTACCAGGTTTTTTACAGATGGTATTTCCTTAAGCCGACGATAACGAAAACCTG harbors:
- a CDS encoding phosphoribosylanthranilate isomerase; translated protein: MQPATRVKICGMKSVDDIGIAVNCGADAVGFITEVPVDTPRNLDMKLSIELIKATPPFVTTVMVIMPESITHARKLVSNARPDMVQVHSTADRGLLTALQSMHVRIIQKFSISDETKIQETIKIINDLAECNLIDAVILDTACSGGGGGSGLTHDWKISSEVAKNIPVPLIVAGGLNPKNVGECVDIVSPYGVDVSSGVELNGKKDLNLVCDFIESVRCSN
- the trpD gene encoding anthranilate phosphoribosyltransferase, whose translation is MQRCLQKIVNGEDLNATEAKKTLKYILQEATDAQIGAFLGALTIKGESVEEISGFVEGMLDEAVIIKPAIAGPLVDIVGTGGDRHNTINISTSAAIIAAAADVPIAKHGNRAVTSLSGSADVLESLGIDLNCSPAEVKRCMESVGIGFLFAPYFHPAMKRVAPIRKELGFRSIFNLLGPLSNPTLASRQVVGVYDKALCKPFAQVLRKLGKERVLVVHGDGMDEISTLSETYVAELKDGLITTYEIKPEDLGFKRASAPDVVGGTPEENATDIHYILQGEKGPKRDIVVANAAAAIYVADKAPSLNEAARIAEKVIDNGKALEKLEELAQFTNSRGSNATCHKGENLRNEVCG
- the corA gene encoding magnesium/cobalt transporter CorA; translation: MRDYNSELSIKAGMDPGTLIHVGDKKVKQPKLTLIEYDEKYLEVHVNPVIDIIKNLKVAEDRKIWINVDGLHQTELIESLGQVFGVHPLVLEDILDTTQRPKTESYDDYIYITIRTMFYERLENAVDSDQISIILGNNFILSFQEMETDLFKKIRQRMERPAGNIRKKGVDYLTYSLIDSIVDNYYLLLEDIGEEIERLEDELIKEPAPATLQSIHELKREMIILRRSLWPLREIIASLQRDESGLIRESTGIYLRDLYDHSIQVIETVETYREMLSGMLDLYISTVSNRMNEVMKVLTIIATIFIPLTFIAGIYGMNFEYMPELKWEWGYPAVMIFMATISVIMLYYFKKKTWL
- a CDS encoding ATP-binding protein; translated protein: MIVLLGATLATTSTVTDQEKELAYDKSIKTAETYASQFNTDMQSSMSIARTLASSLEKYDTRNRTEANAMLEQILRDNPDLIGSYVCFEPNAFDGVDATYINTTGHDETGRFIPYWNTIGGEVKLDPLVDYQTSSYYQLPKRLKKDVVTEPYLYEGALIVSFVSPIMKEENFQGIVGVDVSLNYIDDIVSDIEIFDTGYASVVSRTGILMSHPTEKEWIGHKSLNSFDIPNIQKLKVDVYNGRSGYIETLDPITGKEVTIFYEPVETGKFSFLLIVPKEEMLAGVTTLQKQLAGISFVAICFMGGGALLIARSITKPIKRIVGNFNKISDEAIKGKLDTRANTDVDIDFRKIPEGLNSILEALEESNASIQEMKTVIDSSPAIVFKWKATPNWPVELVSNNINLLGYSPEEFDSGHLWYGDIVHPEDLDRVQKNLDKQMAEGQNDFTQEYRIITKSGDIKWVDERTLIKRDKKGNITYLQGIILDITEKKEAEKAIIEAKMIAEAANQTKSQFLANMSHELRTPLNSIIGFSDVLLEGAFGKLNEKQKKYAHNINNSGEHLLEIINDILDLSKIEAGKMELKPEHFGLEAIIVELKNSLEPLVKKKQLILDVDTNQEYPVYADKLKIKQVLYNILSNAIKFTPEKGKIAIEINYGDQEITISVSDSGIGIPSEEQDKLFKPFRQLDSNSNRKYQGTGLGLALVRNIIDMHGGQIWVESEAGKGSTFIFTLPRQNGF
- a CDS encoding UbiA family prenyltransferase, yielding MGEYKSLAYRVNLDGTVVKRILDFLTYSSVYLSIAGAVMAYMACQLQGLALSWQTMAIMFFVTYSVYNIDRKADEDEDSINHSQRYSFTKKYEKFLFLSSILAYIFAFLLAYPYGLKALLVTAIPLFSGLLYSFAWLPSGFRYRRLKEIPSVKNLVIATAWASTPAFLPSLVYGQPMGDLVFVTFIYFFSLVFVNTVIFDMRDIEGDSISGIDTIPVLLGAEKTRILLICLTLLAGYFMINTGMQQLGIASLLVLAAGVIYALCYVIFFGRITGNNSLCDLMADGQFIILGGLLIVATGMGVAA